From Candidatus Nitrospira nitrificans, a single genomic window includes:
- a CDS encoding molybdopterin-dependent oxidoreductase, with protein MYNQKNMKNDESPLSIRRRTILQTLGLAATAGITGGCDAIGSVFGRMFAIPPRETTYFTPNSKFYIVNYADSAVAISREVNIEQWKVHVKGAVKTPLSLGWRDILNRDSYDQISTLMCIDTLPGGDSLGTATWRGISLKKLLLDCGADTETARDVVFRGIDGYDDSIPFTRAMQDDVMIAFLMNGEKLPREHGFPIRLIVPGLYGIKNVKWIVEIEVYPGDYKGYWQRKGWTDEGTIKIFSRIDSPGHYQALRGPEHTFRGIAFGGSNSIGKVELSFDAGRTWNDCRIDPPMSPYSWVIWTYTWRAPKPGKFQTVVRATDTKGQLQIAEIVRPQPAGASGYHTIIAEVEQI; from the coding sequence ATGTATAATCAGAAAAATATGAAAAACGACGAATCCCCACTGTCCATACGGCGCCGCACGATTTTACAAACGCTCGGACTCGCCGCAACGGCAGGAATCACCGGAGGCTGCGACGCGATCGGCTCTGTTTTTGGACGCATGTTTGCGATTCCACCCCGCGAGACGACCTATTTCACGCCGAATTCTAAATTTTACATCGTCAACTACGCAGACTCCGCTGTGGCGATATCCCGTGAGGTCAATATCGAACAATGGAAAGTGCACGTGAAAGGCGCCGTCAAAACGCCGCTTTCATTGGGCTGGCGCGATATTCTGAACCGCGATTCCTACGATCAAATTTCCACCTTGATGTGCATCGATACCCTGCCGGGTGGCGACAGTCTGGGAACTGCAACCTGGCGCGGCATCTCCCTGAAAAAGCTGCTCCTCGATTGCGGCGCGGATACTGAGACGGCGCGCGATGTCGTCTTTCGCGGCATCGACGGCTATGACGACAGCATTCCCTTCACCCGCGCCATGCAAGACGACGTGATGATCGCCTTTTTAATGAACGGTGAAAAACTCCCGAGGGAACACGGCTTCCCGATCCGCCTCATCGTCCCCGGCCTGTACGGCATCAAAAATGTGAAGTGGATCGTCGAGATTGAAGTTTATCCGGGGGACTACAAGGGCTACTGGCAGCGCAAGGGGTGGACCGACGAGGGGACGATCAAAATATTTTCACGCATCGATTCACCCGGACATTACCAAGCCCTGCGCGGACCGGAGCACACGTTCCGCGGGATCGCCTTCGGCGGATCGAACAGCATCGGCAAAGTCGAGTTGAGCTTCGATGCGGGCCGCACCTGGAATGACTGCCGAATCGACCCACCCATGTCGCCTTACTCCTGGGTGATCTGGACCTATACCTGGCGCGCGCCAAAGCCGGGGAAATTTCAAACCGTCGTGCGCGCAACCGACACAAAGGGCCAACTCCAAATCGCCGAAATCGTCCGCCCGCAGCCGGCGGGCGCGAGCGGATATCACACGATCATTGCGGAAGTCGAACAGATCTAA
- a CDS encoding BrnT family toxin, protein MYTFRVQFEWDETKRAANLAKHGIDFVDAREMFAAPRFVKSDERKDYGEPRWQGLGIVRGRLMVVAYTKREPNTVRIISLRKANSREKDFYQGAIKD, encoded by the coding sequence ATGTACACTTTCCGCGTGCAGTTTGAATGGGACGAAACTAAACGAGCCGCCAATCTTGCTAAACATGGAATCGACTTTGTAGACGCGCGGGAGATGTTTGCTGCGCCTCGGTTCGTGAAATCGGACGAGCGCAAAGACTATGGAGAACCGCGTTGGCAAGGACTGGGCATCGTTCGAGGCCGTCTCATGGTAGTCGCATACACCAAACGAGAGCCAAACACAGTTCGAATCATTTCACTACGAAAGGCAAATAGCCGTGAAAAAGATTTCTACCAAGGGGCGATCAAAGACTAA
- a CDS encoding BrnA antitoxin family protein: MKKISTKGRSKTNWTRVDSLSDRDIDYSDIPELDKNFFKSATLILPEPKTTVTIRLDQRVLEWFKAKGPGYQTRINALLRAYMEAHKG; the protein is encoded by the coding sequence GTGAAAAAGATTTCTACCAAGGGGCGATCAAAGACTAATTGGACACGAGTTGATTCCCTGTCGGATCGCGACATCGATTACTCGGATATTCCCGAATTGGACAAAAACTTTTTCAAATCTGCAACTCTTATCCTCCCTGAGCCTAAAACCACTGTGACCATTCGACTTGATCAGCGCGTTCTTGAGTGGTTCAAGGCCAAGGGGCCCGGCTATCAGACACGGATCAACGCCCTGCTCCGAGCCTACATGGAAGCGCACAAAGGATGA
- the lspA gene encoding signal peptidase II, with protein sequence MSRFTRSLLVFLLLVLCVGCDQLTKEVAHQYLALQPPQSWFHDTVRLQYAENTGAFLSLGGDLSEGLRVFLFQVFPALCLVVLAIVLFAQPIPLSTTIAWSFMLSGGLGNLLDRIMNDGRVIDFMNLGIGPLRTGIFNVSDVCITIGVSLLVLEMLRRPRVSANG encoded by the coding sequence ATGTCCCGATTCACGCGAAGCCTATTGGTTTTTCTACTCCTCGTCCTCTGTGTGGGATGTGATCAACTTACGAAAGAGGTCGCCCACCAATACCTGGCTCTTCAGCCGCCCCAATCGTGGTTCCATGACACGGTTCGCCTCCAATATGCCGAGAACACCGGGGCGTTCCTGAGTCTCGGCGGAGATCTCTCCGAGGGGTTACGCGTTTTTCTCTTTCAGGTATTCCCTGCCTTGTGCCTCGTCGTCTTGGCGATTGTTCTTTTTGCTCAACCGATACCACTGTCCACAACCATTGCCTGGAGTTTCATGCTGAGCGGCGGGCTGGGCAATCTCTTGGATCGCATCATGAATGACGGCCGGGTGATCGACTTCATGAACCTCGGCATTGGCCCCCTCCGCACCGGCATCTTCAATGTGTCTGATGTCTGCATTACAATCGGCGTATCGTTGCTTGTGCTCGAGATGTTGCGGCGACCACGGGTGTCAGCAAATGGATAG
- a CDS encoding Slp family lipoprotein, translating to MRLTFCKFWCVAAIGLIAACSLPRVVPEDLEPLVDRSVTFHEVVATPDSYQGKIVVFGGEVLKARRLKEGTQIELLQLPLDGEERPILDRRQSQGRFLAIQQEFLDPATIVEGIKMTIVGELSKAKVEHLDDVEYRYPVVIVKHLHMWPARSDAHGRPRPGFSIGVGGGTGTGVRGGGGFGIGF from the coding sequence ATGCGTCTGACGTTTTGCAAGTTCTGGTGTGTGGCGGCGATCGGGCTGATCGCGGCCTGCTCCTTGCCGCGAGTGGTTCCTGAAGATCTGGAGCCTCTGGTCGACCGATCGGTCACGTTTCATGAAGTGGTGGCCACGCCTGATTCATACCAGGGCAAGATCGTGGTATTCGGCGGCGAGGTGCTGAAGGCAAGGCGACTTAAGGAAGGAACGCAGATCGAGTTGCTGCAGTTACCGCTCGACGGAGAGGAGCGACCGATTCTCGATCGCCGACAATCGCAGGGGCGATTTCTGGCGATCCAGCAGGAATTTCTCGACCCCGCGACGATTGTCGAGGGAATAAAGATGACGATCGTCGGAGAGCTGTCAAAGGCCAAGGTCGAGCACCTCGACGACGTCGAATATCGATACCCGGTCGTGATTGTGAAACATCTCCATATGTGGCCGGCGCGATCGGATGCGCATGGTCGACCGCGGCCTGGATTCTCGATCGGGGTGGGTGGTGGGACAGGAACGGGGGTTCGCGGGGGTGGGGGATTCGGGATCGGATTCTAA
- a CDS encoding DUF2959 domain-containing protein, translating to MTVPRHRLIEATSRQEVIMFKLVLAVMLLFMPFGLSACDKAYMATMEKMGYAKRDILSSRVKSARDAQEDAKQEIQTTLEQFGQVVSYEGGDLEATYKKLNGELENSEDGAKTVRKKIADVESVADALFSEWETELGQYSSADLRRKSQAKLTQTKSRYKEMLGAMKRAEQRIEPVLKPLRDQVLYLKHNLNARALAAIKGELAKVDAQVDQLVKDMNRSIAEADKFIQSMEKDSD from the coding sequence GTGACTGTTCCGCGTCACCGGCTCATCGAGGCCACATCCCGACAAGAGGTCATCATGTTCAAGCTGGTCCTTGCCGTCATGCTCCTATTCATGCCGTTCGGCCTTTCCGCTTGCGACAAGGCTTATATGGCCACCATGGAGAAGATGGGATATGCCAAGCGCGACATCTTGAGCAGCCGCGTCAAGTCAGCGCGAGACGCCCAGGAAGACGCGAAACAAGAAATTCAGACCACGCTGGAGCAATTCGGGCAGGTGGTGTCGTATGAAGGCGGCGACCTGGAAGCGACTTATAAAAAGTTGAACGGCGAGCTCGAGAACAGCGAAGACGGCGCCAAAACCGTTCGGAAAAAGATCGCCGATGTCGAAAGCGTCGCCGATGCGCTCTTTTCCGAGTGGGAAACGGAACTCGGCCAGTATTCCAGCGCCGACCTGCGCCGAAAGAGTCAAGCCAAACTCACCCAGACCAAGAGCCGCTACAAAGAGATGCTGGGCGCGATGAAACGGGCCGAACAACGCATCGAACCGGTCCTGAAACCGTTGCGCGATCAAGTGCTCTACCTGAAACACAACCTGAATGCCCGCGCGCTCGCCGCCATCAAGGGAGAACTCGCGAAGGTGGATGCGCAGGTCGATCAGCTGGTCAAAGACATGAACCGTTCCATCGCCGAAGCCGACAAGTTTATCCAGTCGATGGAAAAGGACTCCGACTGA
- the ypfJ gene encoding KPN_02809 family neutral zinc metallopeptidase, translating to MRIEDQRESGNIEDRRGMGPARLGGRGGLGIGTIVLVLAVSYFTGANPLTVFNMITGVQSMTETMAPSEPGPVGAPQDQLGKFAAVVLADTETTWRNLLGPRYEDPRLVLFSGAVQSACGSTSSAVGPFYCPNDHRVYLDLAFFDEMAHRLGAAGDFAQAYVIAHEVGHHVQNLLGVAEKVHRLQRQVSEVEGNALSVRMELQADCYAGVWGHHAKRERNLIEPGDFEEGIRAAAAIGDDRLQNMSRGQVQPESWTHGSSEQRMAWLKRGLESGDPSVCNTFDTKRL from the coding sequence ATGCGTATTGAAGACCAACGCGAAAGCGGCAACATCGAAGACCGTCGCGGCATGGGCCCGGCCCGACTCGGAGGAAGAGGCGGCCTCGGCATCGGCACCATTGTCCTGGTGCTCGCCGTCAGCTATTTCACCGGGGCCAACCCGCTGACTGTTTTCAATATGATCACCGGGGTCCAGAGCATGACCGAAACCATGGCTCCATCGGAGCCGGGCCCGGTCGGCGCCCCTCAAGACCAACTCGGCAAATTTGCTGCCGTCGTCCTGGCCGATACGGAAACGACCTGGCGAAACCTCCTCGGTCCTCGGTACGAGGATCCCCGTCTGGTGCTCTTTTCCGGCGCCGTGCAGTCGGCATGCGGGAGCACATCATCCGCTGTGGGCCCGTTCTATTGCCCGAACGATCACCGGGTCTATCTCGACCTTGCCTTCTTCGACGAAATGGCGCATCGGCTCGGAGCAGCCGGTGACTTTGCGCAGGCGTATGTGATCGCTCACGAAGTCGGCCATCACGTCCAAAACCTCCTGGGCGTCGCCGAGAAGGTGCATCGTCTCCAACGCCAGGTGTCTGAGGTGGAAGGCAACGCGCTGTCGGTCCGAATGGAACTCCAAGCCGATTGCTACGCCGGTGTCTGGGGCCATCACGCCAAGCGCGAACGAAACTTGATCGAGCCGGGCGATTTCGAAGAAGGGATCCGCGCAGCGGCGGCCATCGGGGACGATCGATTGCAGAACATGTCGCGTGGCCAGGTTCAGCCGGAAAGCTGGACCCACGGTTCATCTGAACAACGAATGGCTTGGCTCAAGCGTGGGCTCGAGTCCGGCGACCCCTCGGTCTGCAACACATTCGACACGAAACGGCTATGA
- a CDS encoding FUN14 domain-containing protein — protein MSAPAPTPQSSFLAKTLSPILSDPPWAAKSFLAASATTAAGVGAWLTDLMSPALANGGASFLGGFLLGWAIRKTVKLALLVAASLAALIIILKTTGWIHLDWSLIQADVNHILDWGRGKAQGFKDVLTGYLPSAGAAGAGTFFGFRKK, from the coding sequence ATGAGCGCCCCAGCACCCACGCCTCAGAGCAGCTTTCTTGCGAAAACACTCAGCCCAATACTCTCCGACCCTCCCTGGGCCGCCAAATCGTTTCTTGCCGCCAGCGCGACAACCGCCGCCGGAGTCGGCGCCTGGCTCACCGACCTGATGTCGCCGGCCCTCGCCAATGGGGGAGCCAGCTTCCTGGGAGGGTTCTTACTCGGATGGGCAATCCGGAAAACCGTCAAGCTCGCCCTGTTGGTGGCGGCCTCATTGGCGGCGCTCATCATCATCCTCAAAACCACCGGCTGGATCCATCTGGATTGGAGCTTGATCCAAGCGGATGTGAATCATATCCTTGATTGGGGTCGAGGCAAAGCCCAGGGTTTCAAAGACGTGCTGACCGGCTATCTCCCCTCCGCCGGCGCCGCCGGCGCCGGGACATTTTTTGGATTTCGAAAGAAGTAG